The sequence ccaacacattttcgatcaaaagcaactaaacatgagacaacgatggtggattgaaactttgaacgattatgattgcgagcttcgttaccatcccgggaaggcaaacgtagtagccgatgccttaagtcgaaaagaaagagcggtgcctcttcgtgtccgagctttaaacatcaccattcacagcaacctcaatagtcaaattcgtgtagcccaagatgaggccctcaaggatgaaaacctttcacacgagctcttgaacattctcgtctctcgattcgaaattagggagaccggactccgatattacgctagaaggatttgggtgcctagttatggggacctacgaagccttattttagatgaagcccataagtcacgatactcgatccaccccggtgccaataagatgtaccacgaccttaaacaactatattggtggccgaacatcaaaagggacgtagctacttatgtttccaagtgtttgacatgttccaaagtcaaagccgaacaccaaagaccgtccggactacttcaacaacctgagatcccgcaatggaagtgggaaagaataacgatggattttatcaccaaactaccaaaaacgacgggcggttatgataccatttgggttattgttgaccgtctcaccaaatccgcacacttcctggccatgaaagaaacggacaaaatggagaaacttgcacaactttacattaaggagatcgtagcccgacacggtgtacctttatcgattatctctgaccgagatggccgtttcgtttctagattttggcgtacattgcaagaagtgttgggaacgcgtttagacatgagcaccgcatatcatcctcaaaccgatggacaaagcgaacgtacaattcaaaccttggaagacatgttacgagcttgcgtggttgatttcggaaaaccttgggacaagcacttacctctcgccgagttctcttataacaatagttatcacgcgagtattaaagccgcaccttttgaagcgctatatggccgcaaatgtcgttcacctctttgttgggccgaggtaggcgacgtgcaaatcaccggacccgaactcattcacgaaaccaccgagaaaatcgttcaaatccgagataggcttaggacggcccgaagtcgtcaaaagagctataccgacaaatgacgcaacgatcttgaatttcaagtcggtgaccgagtaatgttaaaagtcgcaccttggaagggtgtaatccgttttgggaaacgcgggaagctaaatccgcggtatattggtcctttcgaaatcttagagcgtgttggaaccgttgcgtatcgtttggatcttccgcctcaactaagctccgtccatcctacttttcatgtatctaacttgaaaaagtgtcttgccgaacccgatatcgtcatccctctcgaggaacttactattgatgacaaacttcattttgtggaggaaccggttgaaattgtggacacctccgtcaagacattgaaacaaagccaaatcccgattgttaaagtccgttggaatgccaaaaggggacccgagtttacttgggaaaggcaagatcaaatgcaaaggaagtatcctcatctattcctgaattcggaaacacaagatctcgaggaagaaactacgactactacgcctacttaaatttcgggacgaattttcttttaaggagtaggtaatgtaacatcccgcctttttccatttacttttccgttataataatataaagtccgttatatgtttataacatctcccgttgatacgcgttttaaattatctcgtttaggtaattcacgcacccgaacgaaagttgagggactaaacttgacaagggatcaaacccttgactaggtcaaagggtcaaacccctttcactcattcattatcatctccatctctctctcttcctctctagcaagaacacacacaccatttccaaattcattcaatcatcatctaaatccgatctaggaggcttacaacaaaataaattacatattcgtaatcctctcttcatcctcttcattttggtaccaacttcatctcgtttgggtaacatttctaaaactctagatttctttaaattcgtgtttttgacttgaaatggtgttagttagtgtctatggctcattgtgatgccgtgtatgtaatttatatgctcgatctcgttgttttagtgtaactagcatgaacttgaactttggtgtgttgttcttgaattttggatgatcatatgttgttagatgttaaaagttcatgttctaattgtgttcctagtgtcactagcttcaatttgatgtgtaggttgattaagaaaacttcaacagCATGATTttagattttgagatgtttgactagggtttgatggttcttgacatgaatttttggatgcttgaatgccatggaatgttaattgttagtgtttagttgtaatgtatgtctcattaccttcaaaacggcatatcatatgtgagaattggattcccgaaactcaaaatgcatttgatgaacttgaaaatttgaaaatagacttttattgatcacttgacgagaaatcggttgttgaaaatgatgtttttgattgatgatacatatttagttgtgttccttgtcaaaagagctttccaacggtataagatacgccttctagttgtttacggtttgcgttttatggttgtttgaagttttgaccaagacttgaacatttgaaactgaccaggtaccaggccacgcctaatgtcgcggcgcgacacctctggccgcggcgcggcatatgccgtggtcaggttctgacctccatgtccaaaatacgaaaaatgtttggcatactacggacctccgattcacatgaaacttgttctaacatgctcatatatgattaaaaacctcagaaaaatagttcgggacccgacccgaacatgttgactttttcgttgactttgacctgaccaagttgacttttaatcaaacttaaccaaatatttgtgcaatcgttctaacctgtttttatacttgtaccttgcatgaaacatgacaatttgattcacatgctattatgatcgagtcttaacgagccatatgactaattgaacatctttgacctatcgtgtttaccgttattgatacaacctattgtttaggtcaagattagcattgttctttgcacacgtttacttgttgaagtactttactactcgtgcactcaaggtgagatcatagtctcacttttactccttttgaacttacttttgggatgagaaaacataaacattcttttaaactacgtgaacacaagtacagggaaaacaaacattctacatacgagtttgaacacaaatcctcaattcgattatcattagttacatcagatggtgtaagcgagaacttatgttatatggccatatgggtttgacaaaccctcacttcggacggttcgctaccgtctacgggtgaaatatattttcgggaaacagtgtatgttctaatactattattacggggttcaacggacggaaagttaagctttgataattgagtgctcgtgaatattaacttttagaatgtactatgactttatcgatgttgcaaatcttgtgattcaacttacttttactcacttacttatttaaacctatgatttcaccaacgttttcgttgacagattctctatgtttttctcaggtccttgaacttaggtgatacatgcttccgctcatactttttgatacttgcattggatgtcgagtatacttgcatacgtggagcgtctttttgactacttttaattatgtcgcacgtgtttcatacaaactttaaacattgttatgtacttgttatggaaactacttttgtaaactttgaaacatccttatttatgaaatgaatgcgacatatttttcggtcaaactttgttataaagacttacgaccatgtaatgggaccatacgtagatgacgctgtcatttgacgatttgtcggggtcgctacagtacaAAGTATAAATAAGCTCCTCATAGTATCTTATGAAAAAAAGtaaagcttatgaactgaaaaatgagTTTAAGCTAGTTTACTAAACGCTTATAAAAAAAAGCTCCATCCACGAGCTTCAATAATAAGCTTTAGCTATAAGCTCCAACTTTAGGTAATTTCATCCAAACCTATGTATCTTTAACTCATTTTGATTTCGGGTCATAAAAAACACCCCACCCTAATATCTCTCTCTCACTACTGCAAAACACCCCACCCTTTTCACTTTCCGGCTAAACTTTTTCCGATCAACTTTAACATTTATTTAAAAGTGAGACAATGTAATCTTCTCTAAGAACCATGGTTGAGAGGATGGGTGAGAAGGTATTCTCCCCGTCAAAGATGAATGGACTCTCGAGTGCTGAGTCGTGCAATAGTCGCATAACTTCGTTCATGTTTTATAACTTTCCGGAGTCGTGGTCTCGAGTCGATTGTTGGAATCTATTTGAGAAATATGGTGTTGTTAAGAACGTGTATTTACCTCGGAAGAAATTGTCGAGCGGACAACGCTTTGGTTTTGTTCGATTTGAAGGCATTCGTGACACCGGTTGTTTCGTTAAGGTATTGAACAACATTCAAGTAAATCGAAGATGGGTTCGTGTTTTTAAAGCAATGGATAGAAAAATGGCTGCTGTTAATCATCGCGACAATGATATAGGTAAGAGCCCTTCGAAATTTGTTAGTAAACATGACATCTCGGATGCCAAAGAGGACTTGATGACTGCTAACGTGAATCCTAGTTCTTCTAAGATTTCTATGTGGGAAGGAAGATCATTTGTGGATAGTGTTAAAGGTAATAATCACAACAACACTTCCGAATCTCTTTTGTCGGTTAGTAATCACATCGAGATAAAGGTTGGGGGTAAATGTTTCACCTTTAATTTACCCGATTCGGTGAATAATCACAATCTTGTATTTAGCTACAACAATGATAGATTATCATGGACCTTGGTCGAAGTGAATAACAAATTGGGTGAAGTCGTTGAAAGGGATGGTATGAAAAATGATGTCGAGCTTCAATCTAAGTCTAAGGTTCCGTCAGTCCAGTTCCGAGGTCCTAAGGGTTGCCATGATTTTTCCGACAATCAACATGTTATCATGTCCGAGTGCCAGTATGGTAATGTTCAAGTGGCTATATCGATGGATTCTAAATCGCCTGGTTTTGTCGAGAATAAGAAAATTTTGGATGATGTGAGTAGTAACAAGATTCATGAAATCCCGAAATATTTTTTTCCAGAAAAAGATTCCGGTGACGGGATGGCCTTTCCGTCTTGCCCATATGTGATGGTAGAGGAATCCCAAGTGTTTCATGGTTCTGTTCCAAGTGAACCTCTCTCGTGTTCCAATGTAAAAGATACATTGCCCGAGGATAATGATGGAGATTTTAAAAATTGCACGCCAAATGAATGCATGCGTGACTCTCCAGCTCACCACTTTTCTGAAAAGTCAAAAAGTAAATGTTTTGTTGATGAGCCTTCTCATTTTTGTGGGCCCAATAAATTTGGTGTGGATAACTTGTCACATGGGCCTAGTAAATCATTTACTGATAATGTTCACTTGAGTAATTTTGTGGTGAACTCAGTTACTCGTAATGTTGAGCAAGTTAAATCAACTGAACCTACTGTTGTTGGGACATCAGAAGAGAAGAATTTTGATTCTGACCCTTCTTGTTTGTCATCTAGTGAGCAAGAAGAAATGAAGATTGATTCTTTGGAGGATAAAAATTCGAGAGAAGATGAACGTGATGTGGGTGATCCTAGATTAAACAAAAGGGATTGCGTCGATTTGCCTGGCGTGATCTCTATTTCAACATCTAATGCGGTAGCTCGTTTTCGTGTTAAAGAAAGAAAAATTCATCCATTGATTaaaagtcatttcattaaacacgtttgGGGAACGAGAAATATGAAGCGTAACCGATGTCGGGATAACCTTCGATGGCATGAAAGATATTTTATCGAGAATGTGATGAAAGATTCGGAAGAGGACGATGATGAAGTTGTTTGTTGCTCATGTTGCTCTTCCTGCGCGCACTCGGATTCGGAACATAGTTTAGACATCTAGTCGTGGTGTGTTCCCATAGTGTCCTCGACCGATTGTGTTTCCTTTATTTTCGAGTTTTTGTTTGTTGTGCGTTTTTTAGTTTCGAGTTTTTAATTGTGCGTTGGGGTGTGGTCTCGTGTCttgtctagcttcttgctagtttctttcgtgtattttttattttaataaaacttgcttgcctttcaaaaaaaaaaaaatctttaactCATTTTGTGCCTAGAACATTTGTATCACATGCTTACAAATTTGTACCATCAAGAATAAGCGGTAGAAATTGTCACTATTGAGTAAAATTAAGAGGCAAAAAATGTAACTTTCTAGGAGAAAAAAATGTAATTTTTAGGAGTGTAAAGGTTAATTCAGAGGGGCAAATAGTAACTTGTTTATTTAATAGAAAACTTACCAACTAAAACCCACTCAAAAACAAAGCTCGGTTCTTTCGtgtattttttattttaataaaacttgcttgccttttaaaaaaaaaaaaatctttaactCATTTTGTGCCTAGAACATTTGTATCACATGCTTACAAATTTGTACCATCAAGAATAAGCAGTAGAAATTGTCACTATTGAGTAAAATTAAGAGGCAAAAAATGTAACTTTCTAGGAgaaaaaaatgtaatttttatgAGTGTAAAGGTTAATTCAGAGGGGCAAATAGTAACTTGTTTATTTAATAGAAAACTTACCAACTAAAACCCACTTAACTTTTAGCTTTTTGTTCGGCTTGAGTTAAGTTTCACTGCCATAACTGTTAaaatcgaaataattttacgaactaaacgTAACAAATTATATTTGAAACGAAGCTTCTACGCACTAACAACCGAGCTTTGTTTTTGAGTAATAAACATGAAATTAAATTATATTTAACTTTTAGTTCTCTACTTTATTTATGAAGTAACGAATATATTAAGATAGTATTAAATATACATGACCACCTCCCGAAGTATATTTATGTTTCTGAAATGACTAATACCTTTTCTAAAGTTAATCTTGAGGACTTCACTGTGAAATTAAActatcgacaactcaaaattcggcGCGTAACGAGGACCTTACAGTATTACAGTAATTCATTATATAttgtttattatttataattaaaagtTGACGTGAGTAAATACTCATTTTAAATGTAAATATAAAGAAAATAcactattaaaaataaaaataaaaagaaatattaaaattaaaactttaacTAATTCGAAGTTTCAAAACATCTGTGGAACACAGCCTGACTAATTCGAAGTTTCAAATAAAAATAGAAGGGCGTGACCCGAAATTAAAGAAAGCTGGCAAGGATAAGACCGTAATTAACCATTGATCACCGCTAATACGTTTCACAACCGTCAGATCATATAATCCTACGGCTTATATAAAACCCTATTATAAACCTCTTTTTGCATCGCAGTTGTATCCCTCTTCTTCCTAATCTCGAAAGCTCCTCTGCAAATACTTCGTTAATGTCATTCTAATTCTTCCATTCATCATTATATGttctatagatatagatattagaCGACTCTGTTAACGGTCTTAATAAACGTTAAACTAACTCATCTCAAGGTTCATTAATGGCGGACGAATATTAGAAACCCTAACTCATCGAATTTTCAAATTACACTGAAATAATGGACGCCGGAGGACGAGCGAAGTTTTCAGTGTATCAGAATCCAGCTCTCTCAACTGCCCTAACTAACAACAGTCTCCGTCCTTCAATCTCGACATtcatcttcattctttctttaacaTCTGCTTCTGCCTTCTCTCTCTTCTCTTTCATTATCAGGTACCCAATAATCCTATATAATATCATGTGTATATCACATATGCTACTGCATTTTTTTTCTCAATAAGTTTATGtcttattattcaataatatgaacTATACTCTAGTAGTTTCTTGTacaaagtattatgttcatgtttgtttttaTATGAAATTGGTACAGCCTTTAATTTGTGGTGTAAATTGTGGTTTAGAATTTAAATTGTAAACTTGTTTAAAGTATACTGTATACAGTGGCGGAACTGGATTTTTTTTTACCGGGggcaaaaaaataataattaaaaccgtAACAATTTTTTgggacaaaatatggaggttttggggcaaaaaaattgaggtttttaggcaaattatgtagtttttggggcaaaatatgtaggttttggggaaaATATCCACCGGGGGctaagtcgaaaaacccaaaaattttacactgaaaatttCAAATCCACTTCCGGCCCGGCGCCCTGCCCCCAAGTATATATTTTGTGTTAAATGTCTGAAATTGCTGGTTGTTGTAATGGGTGAATTGAAATATAGATGCTAAAGTTAGGTGACTTAGACCCTCTCTAACGCGCCCATGTTAGGCCTTGTGTGCCTCCAACACGCCTCTTGTGCGGCGTGTTGGAAGGCTTCAAGTGAAGCGTGTGTGCTTGTAGCACGGGGGAAGAAAATTAGCGTGCTCATTTTTGATtggttgaaattattattattttttaatttttatccCCTATTTCACCCAACTTCCAATCATCATATTTTAACACATCACTTAACACGCCACTCAACACTCTACCCCATTATTTCTCAGTTTACCAGCTCGCTTGCCACCCCACCCCTACCCATTTCCACTTTTGTCCGCCATGGTTAAAGATGGTCCAAACACACACGCCAGCACGCCCTGCAGTAATAGATTAGTTTTTTTTGTCTCATTGGTTCTTATAGTTTTTGGTATAATTCTTCTGTCAACGAAATTGCTTGTGGCTCTGTTCATATGTGTACATTATCATTTTAtaagttagattatgttgaatttGGATGCAAATAAGAACATGCTTATTTTCAAATCCATATGCAAAAGGTTATTGATTTATCTGcaatatcatcattattaagaACGGGTTGAATTGATGATCATATTTATATGGTTTTCCTTTCATGCCCTAAAACATAAAACAACTGATGCTTAGCTAGTGACacatttttttttagttttcttACCTCGAGTACtgatataatcatatatattttaAACTGTAATAGGGAAAATGATATTGTTTACAGTTCGAAGTTCAGATATGTTACTCAAGACCTTGCTTGTAAgtacattcttttttttttttggattttcttgCTTAGTTTATTTATAAATCATCCCGTTTGATATTGTGCTATCTTTCTTCCTTTTTCCGTACAGATTTTCTTTTGAAAGTGACGCAGGCTGTCGTGGCTTTGGTTCTGATTGGCTCGTTTTTGGCGCTTATCAAAGCCATTTCGTTATGGAATTCAAAAGCTACTCAACCTGCATCTACTTCTAATAAACAGCTAAATCTGACAAATCGACAATTGGGGCTGTTGGGAATAAAATCGAAGTATCCGCAGGCTGAATCGAAGCCTTCAAAAGAGCCACCCAAAGCTAATTCATCACCTTCGAATACGCTTGTCCCCCTTCACCAATCGTTTACAAATTCAGGCAGTATAACCCGTATGAGCAGCGGGAAATCAACTATGAATAACGGAAACAAGATGCATTCATTTAACACCCCGTCTAAACCACCAGTTTCATCATTCTATCTTGTCCCTTCACAATCACCAACTATGAAAACACCACCGAGCACGGACCCCACCGTTTCTACTCCTTGGTCAAGTAAACGAGCATCTTCTACCAAAGAAATATCATCAGAAAAACAGCTCGAAACATTTTTGGCTGATTTTGATGAAAAGTTTAACATGTCTGCTGGTAAAATGGCTACTCCAACTTCTAATACAAACGGGTTTGGTGTATCTAGCCCCAATACAAACACTTCTGGTACTACAAGAAGCACACCGTTAAGACCCGTACGAATGTCTCCCGGTTCTCAAAAGTTCAGTACGCCACCGAAAAAAGGGGAAGGTGATTTACCTCCACCTATGTCCATGGAAGAGTCGATTGATGCTTTTGAGCGCTTAGGTGTCTATCCACAAATTGAGCAGTGGCGTGACCATCTCAGGCAGTGGTTTTCTTCGGTTTTGTTGAATCCCCTACTTGCAAAAATTGAAACTAGCCATGTTAAGGTTTGTTGCATCTCTTGATTACTTAATTATAGCTGTCTGTTCAAACCGAATAACTTGtttgtatatacatatattatgaATGATGGAATCTTTCTTGCCGTTTTCACTGCATGTAGACTCATTCATATGTGTACATATAATGGAACATGGATAGCTTGTTTGTATGCATATATCACGAATTATTTTTGTATGCATATATCACGAATTATGCTTCCCCTTGTGTGTTCGTGTATGCATATATCAGCGgggattactcggaaaatcggtcaaaagttggtcaaagtcaaacttggtcaatattCGATTACttcccgagtactccccgagtggtCTATTACTCCCTAAAAGTCCCAACCGAGTACTCCCTCAGTAGCTGTTTTCGCAACCCTGAATTTAATAGCACAAAGATGAAAAGATCTATGTTTTTTTATCTCATAgattacaaataatatattaaccattttttattatatctacGGACTCCTATACACACCTTACAGCTAGATACGTTTTCCCTTcacttagggtttttttttttttttaattgtttagGTTATGGATGCTGCTGCAAAGCTTGGTATTTCTGTTACAATTAGCAAAATAGGAATCGATTCGACAATAGGAGCTGCAACTGCAAGTGTATCTTCAAACGAAAGAAATGTCGATTGGCAGCCTGCATATACTCTTGATGAAGAAAGCCTTCTTCTTCAGTTGCGCACTACTCTTGTCCAAACTGTTGATGCTTCCATttgtaagtattttttttattttttttatttttttatttttaaatatcgGTCAATACTATGTTTTTTCCCTAGTCCTTGTTATATTTATGTAAGTATGTCATTATCACATAATTGCTTGTCTTTTTATGATTTTTTAGCAAGGGCTACTCTAGGTGCCTTCCAACAGTTGCCAGCACAGAATATTTCGGTCCCAGTCATACAAGATTGTATAGATATAATCACTGAACACCTGAAGCTTCTTGCTTTAGTGAAAGGGGAATGGGCAAAAGGCTTGCTTCCACAGAGCAGTATACGAGCAGAGTATACGGTACAGAGAATCCGAGGTTTGTTAGGTTTCTTTATATTTGATACTTTTCTATTTGAACAGCGATCTAAAAATTTTAAACAGCTTGGTTGGGTAATGGGTCAGAATAGCTCCGGTTCTTAATATGTAGTATTTGGTACAAGTTGAAATCGATTTGTTCTGAAGTTACCAAAAAAACCCTTCCGAAGTTACCAAAGTAACCATGTGTTGTTTGATATTATATGGTAATGTGAGATAATATATGGTCAAAATTATGCAGAGCTTGCGGCAGGGACATGCGTAAAGAAGTACGAGTACGTCACAATCAAAGAGAGTTTGAATAAAAAATGGACCGAAGTTCCTACAGACTCTCATTTGTTGCTGTATTTATTTTGTGCATTCTTGGAACACCCAAAGTGGACCCTACATGTGGATCCTACATGTCATGCGGGTGTACAGTCTACCAAGAACCCTTTATTTTTAGGTGTCCTTCCACCAAAAGAACGTTTTCCGGAGAAGTACTTGGCCGTTATTTCTGGAGTCCCTTCGGTGCTTCATCCCGGAGCTTGTTTGTTGACTGTTGGCAAACAAATTCCCCCAATCTTTGCTTTGTATTGGGATAAA comes from Rutidosis leptorrhynchoides isolate AG116_Rl617_1_P2 chromosome 4, CSIRO_AGI_Rlap_v1, whole genome shotgun sequence and encodes:
- the LOC139840205 gene encoding uncharacterized protein — encoded protein: MDAGGRAKFSVYQNPALSTALTNNSLRPSISTFIFILSLTSASAFSLFSFIIRENDIVYSSKFRYVTQDLAYFLLKVTQAVVALVLIGSFLALIKAISLWNSKATQPASTSNKQLNLTNRQLGLLGIKSKYPQAESKPSKEPPKANSSPSNTLVPLHQSFTNSGSITRMSSGKSTMNNGNKMHSFNTPSKPPVSSFYLVPSQSPTMKTPPSTDPTVSTPWSSKRASSTKEISSEKQLETFLADFDEKFNMSAGKMATPTSNTNGFGVSSPNTNTSGTTRSTPLRPVRMSPGSQKFSTPPKKGEGDLPPPMSMEESIDAFERLGVYPQIEQWRDHLRQWFSSVLLNPLLAKIETSHVKVMDAAAKLGISVTISKIGIDSTIGAATASVSSNERNVDWQPAYTLDEESLLLQLRTTLVQTVDASISRATLGAFQQLPAQNISVPVIQDCIDIITEHLKLLALVKGEWAKGLLPQSSIRAEYTVQRIRELAAGTCVKKYEYVTIKESLNKKWTEVPTDSHLLLYLFCAFLEHPKWTLHVDPTCHAGVQSTKNPLFLGVLPPKERFPEKYLAVISGVPSVLHPGACLLTVGKQIPPIFALYWDKKPQFAFEGRTALWDSVLLLCHKIKSDYGGIVRGMHLGSSAFGILPILDEDNSE